In a single window of the Coffea eugenioides isolate CCC68of chromosome 3, Ceug_1.0, whole genome shotgun sequence genome:
- the LOC113766716 gene encoding uncharacterized protein LOC113766716 — protein sequence MGPSCHCGRTFYHKQANLGFLSRHYMEFLKLNKSMTIAQFKEKVHLELNVNITKHQASKTFMRAKLLIHGSYKNQYRKLWDYCEELLTCNLGKTVHMETSNDEISGKERFLRLYICFEALKRGFKIGCRHVIGVDGCHLRGPHPEILLIAVGIHASDYIYPIAYAVGLGSAIEEVIPRVKHRHCVRHLHNNKKKLHPRQSIKNRFWACARKWELTGLPCSHAIACISLAYGKPEDYMNKCYSRKAYLAGYEHAIAPISGPNAWEALTKEPVLPPKKMRLLGRPKKARRREPDEPRKGSNEL from the exons ATGGGACCATCTTGTCATTGTGGTAGGACATTTTATCACAAACAGGCCAATTTAGGTTTCTTAAGTAGACATTACATGGAATTTCTTAAGCTGAACAAGAGCATGACAATTGCACAGTTCAAGGAAAAAGTTCACCTTGAACTCAATGTCAACATCACTAAGCACCAGGCAAGCAAGACTTTCATGAGGGCTAAGTTGTTGATTCATGGTAGTTACAAAAACCAATACAGAAAGCTATGGGACTATTGTGAAGAACTGCTTACATGTAATCTTGGGAAAACAGTGCATATGGAGACCTCTAATGACGAAATTAGTGGTAAGGAGAGATTTCTAAGATTGTATATATGCTTTGAAGCATTGAAAAGAGGGTTCAAAATTGGTTGTAGACATGTGATTGGGGTGGATGGTTGTCACTTGAGGGGTCCACACCCCGAAATATTGTTAATAGCAGTTGGTATTCATGCAAGTGACTACATCTATCCTATTGCTTATGCCGTG GGTTTAGGATCTGCTATTGAAGAAGTGATTCCAAGAGTAAAGCATAGACATTGTGTACGACACCTACACAACAACAAGAAGAAGTTGCACCCCAGACAATCAATAAAGAATAGATTTTGGGCGTGTGCACG AAAGTGGGAACTCACAGGCTTGCCTTGTTCTCATGCTATTGCATGCATTTCACTTGCATATGGCAAACCAGAGGACTATATGAACAAGTGTTATTCAAGGAAGGCGTACTTGGCTGGATATGAACATGCTATTGCTCCAATAAGTGGTCCAAATGCGTGGGAAGCCTTGACCAAGGAACCTGTACTGCCACCTAAGAAAATGAGACTTCTTGGAAGGCCTAAGAAAGCAAGGAGGAGAGAACCCGATGAACCTCGAAAAGGCAGTAATGAGTTATAA